Proteins co-encoded in one Armatimonadota bacterium genomic window:
- a CDS encoding bifunctional (p)ppGpp synthetase/guanosine-3',5'-bis(diphosphate) 3'-pyrophosphohydrolase, producing MKWLDLFRQPRSFQALPPEVQSLVATLRQRFPKADLDVVRDAYLAAAQAHEGQMRASGDPYISHCVAVATILADLHLDPTTVAAALLHDVLEDTGVEAAELRERFGAEIAGLVDGVTKLGKIEWQSREERQAESLRKMFLAMANDVRIVLIKLADRLHNMRTIAPLPEWKRKRTAQETLDIYAPLAERLGIGSLQKELEDLAFRELHPETYAELARELAQAEEARQALVDRVCAVLHRELQKAGIKVDRRHITGRPKHLYSIWKKLQRPKYAGQSIARIYDRLGIRVLVDDVKDCYAALGVVHSLWKPIPGEFDDYIATPKTSGYQSLHTAVLYEGEPLEIQIRTHQMHHEAEYGIAAHWKYKQGSAAEREVERKLAWLRQLLEWQQDLADAREFVESVRLDLFQNEVFVFTPKGDVIDLPAGATPVDFAYRIHTDVGHHTVGARVNGRLVPLSHKLHTGDIVEIVTNKSSPGPSRDWLTFVVTSNARSKIKQWFKRERHQENVARGRELLERELRRTGAVAAAMKAERLREVAEQFRLRSEEELLAAIGNGDVSLLQVVAALRGEAPAAEAPAAPVPSAAPPAQASRGVRVRGVDNVLMHFARCCTPLPGDRIVGYVTRGRGVTIHRSDCPNIAFLRAHPERVMEVEWERTHEGPYQVEVEVEAFDRVGLLKDILAAIAETKTNVVSVNARIRKDKVAVTNIVLDIRNVGQLHGVMQKIEKVPEVFSVARVVPT from the coding sequence GTGAAGTGGCTGGACCTGTTCCGACAACCCCGCAGCTTCCAGGCGCTGCCACCCGAGGTGCAGAGCCTGGTGGCGACGCTGCGCCAGCGGTTCCCCAAGGCCGACCTGGACGTGGTGCGTGACGCGTACCTGGCCGCTGCCCAGGCCCACGAGGGCCAGATGCGGGCATCGGGGGATCCCTACATCTCGCACTGCGTGGCCGTGGCCACGATCCTGGCGGACCTGCACCTCGACCCCACGACCGTGGCGGCGGCCCTGCTCCACGACGTCCTGGAGGACACCGGCGTGGAGGCGGCCGAGCTGCGGGAGCGATTTGGCGCCGAGATCGCCGGCCTGGTCGACGGGGTGACCAAGCTGGGCAAGATCGAGTGGCAGAGCCGCGAAGAACGCCAGGCCGAGAGCCTGCGCAAGATGTTCCTGGCCATGGCCAACGACGTCCGCATCGTGCTCATCAAGCTCGCCGACCGGCTCCACAACATGCGGACGATCGCGCCCCTGCCCGAGTGGAAGCGCAAGCGCACGGCCCAGGAGACCCTGGACATCTACGCCCCGCTGGCCGAACGCCTGGGGATCGGGAGCCTCCAGAAGGAGCTGGAGGACCTGGCGTTCCGCGAGCTGCACCCCGAGACCTACGCCGAGCTCGCCCGGGAGCTGGCGCAGGCCGAAGAGGCCCGCCAGGCGCTGGTGGACCGGGTGTGCGCCGTGCTGCATCGCGAGCTGCAGAAGGCGGGCATCAAGGTCGACCGCCGGCACATCACCGGGCGCCCCAAGCACCTCTACAGCATCTGGAAGAAGTTGCAGCGGCCCAAGTACGCTGGCCAGAGCATCGCCCGGATCTACGACCGGCTGGGCATCCGCGTCCTGGTGGACGACGTGAAGGACTGCTACGCGGCGCTGGGCGTGGTGCACTCGCTGTGGAAGCCCATTCCCGGCGAGTTCGACGACTACATCGCCACCCCCAAGACCAGCGGCTACCAGTCGCTGCACACCGCCGTGCTCTACGAGGGCGAGCCGCTGGAGATCCAGATCCGCACCCACCAGATGCACCACGAGGCGGAGTACGGGATCGCGGCCCACTGGAAGTACAAGCAGGGCTCGGCCGCCGAACGCGAGGTCGAGCGCAAGCTGGCGTGGCTGCGGCAGCTGCTGGAGTGGCAGCAGGACCTCGCCGACGCCCGGGAGTTCGTGGAGTCGGTGCGGCTGGACCTGTTCCAGAACGAGGTGTTCGTGTTCACCCCCAAGGGCGACGTCATCGACCTCCCGGCGGGTGCCACACCGGTCGACTTCGCCTACCGCATCCACACCGACGTCGGCCACCACACCGTGGGCGCCCGGGTGAACGGGCGGCTGGTGCCCCTGTCGCACAAGCTCCACACCGGCGACATCGTGGAGATCGTGACCAACAAGTCGAGCCCGGGGCCGAGCCGCGACTGGCTGACGTTCGTGGTCACCAGCAACGCCCGCTCGAAGATCAAGCAGTGGTTCAAGCGCGAGCGCCACCAGGAGAACGTGGCCCGGGGCCGGGAGCTGCTGGAGCGCGAGCTGCGCCGCACCGGCGCCGTGGCCGCGGCCATGAAGGCCGAGCGCCTGCGCGAGGTCGCCGAGCAGTTCCGGCTGCGGTCCGAGGAGGAGCTGCTGGCCGCCATCGGCAACGGCGACGTCTCGCTGCTGCAGGTGGTCGCTGCGCTGCGGGGCGAGGCGCCGGCCGCGGAGGCCCCCGCGGCGCCCGTACCCTCGGCCGCGCCGCCGGCCCAGGCGTCGCGCGGCGTGCGCGTGCGCGGGGTCGACAACGTCCTGATGCACTTCGCCCGCTGCTGCACGCCGCTGCCCGGGGACCGGATCGTCGGCTACGTCACCCGGGGGCGAGGCGTGACGATCCACCGGAGCGACTGTCCCAACATCGCCTTCCTGCGCGCGCACCCCGAGCGCGTCATGGAGGTGGAGTGGGAGCGCACCCACGAGGGCCCCTACCAGGTGGAGGTGGAGGTGGAGGCGTTCGACCGGGTGGGGCTGCTCAAGGACATCCTGGCCGCCATCGCGGAGACCAAGACCAACGTGGTCTCGGTGAACGCCCGCATTCGCAAGGACAAGGTGGCGGTGACCAACATCGTGCTGGACATTCGCAACGTCGGCCAGCTCCATGGGGTGATGCAGAAGATCGAGAAGGTGCCCGAGGTCTTCAGCGTCGCCCGGGTGGTGCCCACCTGA
- the recJ gene encoding single-stranded-DNA-specific exonuclease RecJ produces MTHTQGQGTRWRIAPADPAAATLTTALGVHPLVARVLVNRGLRDPQAAQAFLAPHLDRLQDPLQLADMARAVACVAGALEARRPIVVYGDYDADGVTATAILVRALRTLGGNVDFYVPDRRRDGYGLHPEAVATLATRGAGLLLAVDCGTTAHAAADVARAHGVDVVILDHHEPPEQLPAVAALVNPKRQSPRPGDYCAAGLALQLARALFARRGHMVPADLVALAAVGTIADAVTLLDDNRVLVAVGLAHLARRTLPGLAALADVAGLRSPFVVRDVSHGLAPRLNAAGRLADARDAVRLLLTEDPQEARALAQTLDRLNGQRRQLCDAVFAEALERVQRDGLGVRLAVVLAQEGWHPGVVGIVASQLAERLYRPVVLIALEGSSGRGSARSVPAVHLVEALRAADSHLLAYGGHAMAAGLSIAADAVDAFARAFEDAVAARVTADDLRPIVAIDAEVGLEALSQDLVDALGLLAPHGPGNPEPVFATRGLRAVATRLVGDGTHLRLVVGDGHRTAEVIAFREGEKAELLAFTQASVDLAYTLALDTWGDAPALRLVAVDMVTPGVDLDAVATDTRQVLERLFARASDYLDALESGRRPLEHAGAFHTKVVGVTYAGRQAVVPRVQPGERLRLVREPSNPRDPYAIAVCRLDGTHLGFLRARLAAHLAPAMDAGARYVATATAVTGGGARSWGLNILVERTGVADPEADDTISRVHWPEETDVPDALVAGLLRGRAPTCAQRDAWGRLRRGERLVVPLGPGRGLVSSAIIAALAVLARGRRPTVLAVPRAAVADAWWELAAPWLRALGVRAAAIHGAASPTVAGRVAEALAGDRLDVLIASLPWVERHPDAVAAAIVVADALAAEDLERLLDRAGEVVRLVVGPLPDALVRRCAARGLSMVAVGGGARETLRLVDRRGGGADVWAGPRANGKDGKTVVIVADPATSVTVAAGMRQDGRDDRIAYYHAGLPATLRRVLEDLFGAGRLDCLVLGTHATAPAICPDVRRVVALGLRPDPLLAVEELALAGADGRRATVILAYGPDHLAAAEGALAETFPPRDVLVRCYRAIRAAGGTVAGAPDQSPVLEGSGCSPLQLEAALAILTEAGVLTREDLGTVRYTLADVAGRVPLHRSLRYVEGERARAALAALRAWAGGPAATLLADLAAG; encoded by the coding sequence GTGACGCACACGCAGGGGCAGGGGACCCGGTGGCGGATTGCGCCGGCAGATCCGGCGGCAGCCACCCTGACCACAGCCCTGGGCGTGCATCCGCTGGTGGCGCGGGTGCTGGTCAACCGCGGGCTGCGCGACCCGCAGGCCGCCCAGGCGTTCCTCGCTCCCCACCTGGACCGGCTTCAGGATCCCTTGCAGCTGGCGGACATGGCCCGGGCGGTGGCCTGCGTGGCCGGCGCGCTGGAAGCGCGCCGGCCCATCGTGGTCTACGGCGACTACGACGCCGACGGTGTCACGGCCACGGCCATCCTCGTGCGCGCACTGCGGACGCTGGGTGGCAACGTCGACTTCTACGTGCCCGACCGACGCCGCGACGGGTACGGGCTCCACCCGGAGGCGGTCGCGACGCTGGCAACGCGCGGGGCCGGGCTGCTGCTCGCCGTGGATTGCGGGACCACGGCCCATGCCGCTGCCGACGTGGCCCGTGCGCATGGGGTGGACGTCGTGATCCTGGACCACCACGAGCCCCCGGAGCAGCTCCCCGCCGTTGCCGCCCTCGTCAACCCCAAACGGCAGTCGCCCCGCCCAGGGGACTACTGCGCTGCGGGACTGGCCCTCCAGCTCGCCCGCGCGCTGTTCGCCCGCCGGGGCCATATGGTGCCCGCGGACCTGGTCGCGCTGGCCGCCGTGGGCACGATCGCCGATGCGGTGACGTTGCTCGACGACAACCGCGTGCTGGTCGCCGTCGGACTGGCGCACCTCGCCCGCCGAACGTTGCCGGGCCTGGCCGCGCTCGCCGACGTCGCCGGGCTGCGGTCGCCGTTTGTGGTGCGGGACGTCTCGCATGGCCTGGCGCCGCGGCTCAACGCCGCCGGTCGGCTGGCCGACGCCCGGGACGCCGTGCGCCTGCTACTCACCGAGGACCCGCAGGAGGCACGCGCGCTGGCGCAGACCCTCGATCGGTTGAACGGGCAGCGGCGCCAGCTGTGTGACGCCGTGTTCGCCGAGGCGCTCGAGCGCGTGCAGCGGGATGGGCTGGGGGTGCGCCTGGCGGTGGTCCTGGCGCAGGAAGGATGGCATCCGGGCGTGGTCGGGATCGTGGCCTCCCAGCTGGCAGAGCGCCTGTACCGCCCGGTGGTGCTGATCGCCCTGGAGGGTAGCAGCGGCCGGGGCTCGGCGCGCAGCGTCCCCGCGGTTCATCTGGTCGAGGCGCTGCGCGCGGCGGACAGCCACCTGCTGGCCTACGGGGGCCACGCCATGGCCGCCGGCCTGTCCATCGCCGCCGATGCCGTCGACGCCTTCGCCCGCGCGTTCGAGGACGCCGTGGCAGCCAGGGTCACGGCCGACGACCTGCGCCCGATCGTGGCGATCGACGCGGAGGTGGGTTTGGAGGCTCTCTCCCAGGACCTCGTCGACGCCCTGGGCCTCCTGGCCCCTCACGGCCCGGGCAACCCCGAGCCGGTGTTCGCTACCCGCGGGCTGCGGGCGGTGGCGACACGCCTCGTCGGCGACGGGACGCACTTGCGCCTGGTGGTCGGCGACGGCCACCGTACGGCAGAAGTGATCGCCTTCCGGGAAGGCGAGAAGGCCGAACTCCTGGCCTTCACCCAGGCCTCGGTGGACCTTGCGTACACCCTCGCGCTGGACACCTGGGGCGATGCCCCTGCGCTCCGGCTGGTCGCCGTGGACATGGTCACACCGGGGGTCGACCTGGACGCGGTGGCGACCGATACGCGCCAGGTGCTCGAGCGGTTGTTCGCCCGGGCGTCCGACTACCTCGATGCGCTCGAGAGCGGCCGACGCCCGCTGGAGCACGCCGGCGCATTCCACACCAAGGTCGTGGGGGTGACCTACGCCGGACGACAGGCCGTGGTGCCCAGGGTGCAGCCCGGGGAGCGGCTGCGTCTGGTACGCGAGCCGTCCAACCCGCGCGACCCGTATGCCATCGCGGTCTGCCGGCTGGATGGCACGCACCTGGGGTTTCTGCGGGCGCGCCTCGCCGCGCACCTCGCCCCTGCCATGGACGCCGGCGCACGGTACGTCGCCACGGCCACCGCGGTGACCGGCGGCGGTGCGCGGTCCTGGGGCCTCAACATCCTGGTCGAGCGCACCGGGGTGGCCGATCCGGAGGCAGACGACACCATCAGCCGGGTGCACTGGCCGGAGGAGACCGACGTCCCGGACGCGCTCGTGGCCGGTCTGCTGCGCGGCCGTGCGCCCACCTGTGCGCAGCGTGACGCGTGGGGGCGTCTGCGCCGTGGCGAGCGCCTGGTGGTGCCCCTGGGCCCCGGACGCGGGCTGGTGTCCTCCGCGATCATCGCTGCCCTTGCGGTGCTGGCACGCGGACGACGCCCCACGGTGCTGGCCGTGCCGCGCGCAGCGGTGGCCGACGCGTGGTGGGAGCTCGCCGCGCCGTGGTTGCGAGCTCTTGGCGTGCGCGCGGCCGCCATCCACGGCGCGGCCTCGCCGACCGTCGCCGGCCGGGTGGCCGAAGCGCTGGCCGGGGACCGGCTCGACGTGCTCATCGCATCGCTGCCGTGGGTGGAACGTCACCCCGACGCCGTGGCTGCGGCCATCGTCGTGGCCGACGCGCTGGCGGCAGAGGATCTCGAGCGCCTGCTGGACCGTGCCGGCGAGGTCGTGCGACTCGTGGTGGGCCCGCTGCCGGACGCTCTGGTGCGTCGGTGTGCGGCCCGCGGTCTGTCGATGGTGGCGGTCGGCGGCGGAGCACGCGAGACCCTGAGGCTGGTCGACCGCCGTGGCGGCGGGGCCGACGTCTGGGCAGGCCCGAGGGCGAACGGCAAGGACGGGAAGACCGTCGTGATCGTCGCCGACCCCGCCACCAGCGTGACGGTCGCCGCAGGGATGCGCCAGGACGGACGGGACGACCGTATCGCGTACTACCACGCCGGGCTGCCCGCGACCCTGCGCCGGGTGCTCGAGGACCTGTTCGGGGCCGGCCGGCTCGACTGCCTGGTGCTGGGGACGCACGCGACCGCGCCCGCGATCTGCCCCGATGTGCGCCGCGTCGTCGCGCTGGGCCTCCGTCCCGATCCCCTGCTGGCCGTCGAGGAGCTGGCCCTGGCCGGGGCGGACGGGCGGCGCGCGACGGTGATCCTGGCGTACGGCCCCGACCACCTGGCGGCGGCCGAGGGTGCGCTGGCGGAGACGTTTCCCCCGCGGGACGTGCTCGTACGCTGCTACCGCGCCATCCGCGCGGCCGGAGGGACTGTCGCGGGCGCACCGGACCAGTCGCCCGTGCTGGAGGGGAGTGGCTGCAGTCCGCTCCAGCTCGAGGCCGCGCTGGCGATCCTGACCGAGGCCGGCGTGCTCACCCGCGAGGATCTGGGGACGGTGCGCTACACGCTGGCCGACGTGGCCGGGCGCGTGCCGCTGCATCGATCTTTGCGGTACGTCGAGGGTGAGCGCGCGCGAGCGGCCCTGGCCGCCCTGCGCGCCTGGGCAGGCGGGCCCGCCGCCACGCTGCTGGCCGACCTGGCCGCCGGGTAG
- a CDS encoding LapA family protein, whose product MSAFTLFALLLLVGVTVFALYNPDPVVLRFLVWQVQTTVALAVVGGAVIGGLLVFVSSLLGQQHLRARVRELQARVRELEAARGVPGDRPEPGA is encoded by the coding sequence GTGTCGGCGTTCACGCTGTTCGCGCTGCTGTTGCTGGTCGGGGTGACCGTGTTCGCCCTGTACAACCCCGACCCGGTCGTGCTCCGGTTCCTCGTCTGGCAGGTGCAGACCACGGTGGCCCTGGCCGTCGTCGGCGGCGCCGTGATCGGCGGCCTCTTGGTCTTCGTCAGCAGCCTGCTGGGCCAGCAGCACCTGCGCGCGCGCGTCCGCGAGCTGCAAGCCCGGGTGCGCGAACTGGAAGCGGCGCGGGGCGTGCCGGGCGACCGGCCGGAACCCGGCGCCTGA
- the secF gene encoding protein translocase subunit SecF, with product MTDAPRLWDIIGRRRWGYLLSLLVIVPGVVALVWHAAQGRGALNWGVDFTGGDFFQLRVERPFTLDQVRAVVDRYAVGQSIIQRGGQEERDGLLFIRTRPMAAEAREGMLAALRAQFGRVTVLQHEQVSPKIGRELRNVAIVAVVLGLALQVLYISYRFRSVRYALTADAALLHDLLVVVGVFALTRKEVNSSFVAVLLTVVGYSINDTIVVFDRIRENLALRTREPFDRLVNRSLLEALVRSINTVLTTLLALGALYLFGGSTTRDFAFGLIVGILTGAYSSVFNASALLVDWHLWAERRAGRGRAALAAQGPAPEAAVSAAAPSAPGRRRSRRR from the coding sequence ATGACCGACGCGCCTCGCCTGTGGGACATCATCGGCCGCCGCCGATGGGGCTACCTGCTGTCGCTGCTGGTCATCGTGCCCGGGGTGGTGGCCCTGGTCTGGCACGCGGCCCAGGGCCGCGGTGCCCTCAACTGGGGGGTCGACTTCACCGGCGGCGACTTCTTCCAGCTGCGGGTCGAACGGCCCTTCACCCTCGACCAAGTGCGTGCTGTGGTGGACCGCTACGCGGTGGGGCAGAGCATCATCCAGCGCGGCGGCCAGGAGGAGCGCGACGGCCTGCTGTTCATCCGCACCCGGCCGATGGCGGCGGAGGCCCGTGAGGGGATGCTGGCGGCACTACGCGCGCAGTTTGGCCGCGTCACGGTGCTGCAGCACGAGCAGGTCTCGCCGAAGATCGGCAGAGAGCTGCGCAACGTGGCCATCGTGGCGGTCGTCCTGGGCCTGGCCCTGCAGGTGCTGTACATCTCCTATCGGTTCCGGTCCGTGCGCTACGCGCTCACGGCCGACGCCGCCCTGCTGCACGACCTGCTGGTCGTCGTGGGGGTCTTCGCCCTGACCCGCAAGGAGGTCAACAGCAGCTTCGTGGCCGTGCTCCTCACGGTGGTCGGCTACTCGATCAACGACACGATCGTGGTCTTCGACCGGATCCGGGAGAACCTGGCCCTGCGGACGCGCGAGCCCTTCGACCGTTTGGTCAACCGCAGCCTGCTGGAAGCGCTGGTGCGCTCCATCAACACGGTGCTGACGACCCTGCTGGCGCTTGGGGCGCTCTACCTCTTCGGGGGCTCCACCACCCGGGACTTCGCGTTTGGGCTGATCGTGGGGATTCTCACCGGGGCGTACTCGTCCGTGTTCAACGCCAGCGCGCTGCTCGTCGACTGGCACCTCTGGGCCGAACGGCGGGCCGGGCGCGGGCGTGCGGCGCTGGCCGCGCAGGGTCCCGCACCGGAGGCTGCGGTCAGTGCGGCCGCGCCGTCCGCACCGGGACGCCGGCGGAGTCGCCGGCGCTGA
- the secD gene encoding protein translocase subunit SecD: MGSRVGLRLLLILVLVLVAVQIAFQPVRLHGWRPAWQGAALRMNLGLDLQGGSLLVLEGRDSPTTKATPEAVDAAMRVIERRIDQLGVVEPTIQRQGATRIIVELPGIEDPDRAIRLIGTTALLEFVDTGTQQLPEGARWSADGKTVTLPAPAGQAPPAPLALEKKVVLTGADLRDARAAFDQTTAEPIVQFEFHGRGSRIFEEFTGKNIGRYLTIVLDNEVISSPVIRDRITGGRGVISGGFRSIEEARDLAVLLRGGALPIPVEVVENRTVGPQLGRDSIQASLKAAGIASVAVAGFMALYYGAAGVLAVLALAAYLVFLVAVLTGLGATLTLPGVAGIVLSVGMADDANVIIFEKMKEELRGGKGVRAAMTAGWRRAMTTILDSNVTTLLAALVLFLLGSGPIRGFAVTLSVGVVVSMFTAIVVTRALADGLDALGLGGALERMAGGARR; this comes from the coding sequence GTGGGATCGCGCGTCGGTCTTCGGCTACTCCTGATCCTCGTCCTGGTGCTGGTCGCCGTGCAGATCGCCTTCCAGCCGGTTCGTCTCCACGGATGGCGTCCGGCGTGGCAGGGCGCCGCCCTGCGCATGAACCTCGGCCTCGATCTCCAGGGTGGCAGCCTGCTGGTGCTCGAAGGCCGCGACTCGCCCACCACGAAGGCCACACCCGAAGCGGTGGACGCCGCCATGCGGGTGATCGAGCGGCGCATCGACCAGCTGGGGGTCGTGGAGCCGACCATCCAGCGCCAGGGCGCGACGCGGATCATCGTCGAGCTGCCCGGCATCGAGGATCCCGACCGGGCCATCCGGCTCATCGGCACGACCGCGCTGCTGGAGTTCGTCGACACCGGGACCCAGCAGCTGCCCGAGGGCGCGCGGTGGAGCGCTGATGGCAAGACCGTCACCCTGCCCGCGCCGGCCGGGCAGGCCCCGCCGGCGCCGCTGGCGCTGGAGAAGAAGGTGGTGCTCACCGGCGCGGACCTGCGGGATGCCCGTGCCGCGTTCGACCAGACCACCGCCGAGCCCATCGTGCAGTTCGAGTTCCACGGCCGCGGCAGCCGGATCTTCGAGGAGTTCACCGGCAAGAACATCGGCCGCTACCTCACCATCGTGCTCGACAACGAGGTGATCTCGTCGCCGGTGATCCGCGACCGCATCACCGGCGGGCGGGGGGTCATCAGCGGCGGGTTTCGGTCCATCGAGGAGGCCCGGGACCTGGCCGTGCTGCTGCGGGGCGGTGCGCTCCCCATCCCCGTCGAGGTGGTGGAGAACCGCACCGTGGGCCCCCAGCTGGGCCGTGACTCGATTCAGGCCAGCCTGAAAGCCGCTGGCATCGCCTCCGTGGCCGTGGCGGGGTTCATGGCCCTCTACTACGGGGCCGCCGGCGTGCTCGCCGTCCTGGCGCTGGCGGCCTACCTGGTGTTCCTCGTCGCGGTCCTGACCGGTCTGGGCGCTACGCTGACGCTCCCGGGCGTGGCCGGCATCGTGCTGTCGGTGGGCATGGCGGACGACGCCAACGTGATCATCTTCGAGAAGATGAAAGAGGAGCTGCGGGGCGGGAAGGGCGTGCGGGCGGCGATGACGGCCGGATGGCGGCGCGCCATGACCACCATCCTGGACTCGAACGTCACCACGTTGCTGGCGGCGCTGGTGCTCTTCCTGCTGGGTAGCGGGCCCATCCGCGGGTTCGCCGTCACGCTCAGCGTCGGCGTCGTCGTCAGCATGTTCACGGCCATCGTGGTCACCCGGGCGCTCGCCGACGGCCTCGACGCCCTGGGCCTGGGCGGCGCGCTGGAGCGCATGGCGGGAGGGGCGCGACGATGA
- a CDS encoding DUF72 domain-containing protein, with amino-acid sequence MSLWPAGAEATPRPLRVDGCEVFVGTCSWADRGLLASDFYPRGARTDPQARLQHYASVFPTVEVDASYHALQPAERARQWLAWTPPSFRFNVKAFAWLTGHESDPRRLPPGIAALLPAALREGGPVAGTHVPEEALAAAWDAFAAFVDVFARAGRLGYVLFQFPKGRGFSPDLLASLEAWMPYLRAWPVAVEIRHRDWLFRRHRETFLGYLRARGFAYVVPDLVQAQYLPPPELVVTADWSVVRFHGRNPALLERRAPTERAYDYLYSPDELCAWARDARTLAGQVRTLYLMFNNHARGHAARNARQMVDLLAGGFDDPAGAARAQ; translated from the coding sequence GTGAGCCTGTGGCCCGCTGGCGCCGAGGCGACGCCGCGTCCCCTCCGTGTGGACGGCTGCGAGGTCTTCGTGGGCACCTGTTCGTGGGCCGACCGGGGCCTTCTGGCCAGCGACTTCTATCCGCGCGGCGCCCGCACCGACCCGCAGGCGCGCCTGCAGCACTACGCATCCGTCTTCCCCACCGTCGAAGTGGACGCGTCGTACCACGCGCTCCAGCCCGCCGAGCGCGCGCGCCAGTGGCTGGCGTGGACGCCACCGTCGTTTCGGTTCAACGTGAAGGCCTTCGCCTGGCTGACCGGACACGAGAGCGACCCGCGGCGGCTGCCGCCGGGCATCGCGGCGCTGCTCCCGGCTGCGCTGCGGGAGGGCGGGCCGGTGGCGGGCACGCACGTGCCCGAGGAGGCGCTCGCGGCCGCCTGGGACGCCTTCGCGGCCTTCGTCGACGTCTTCGCGCGCGCAGGCCGGCTCGGCTACGTCCTGTTCCAGTTTCCCAAGGGCCGGGGCTTCTCGCCCGACCTGCTGGCCTCGCTTGAGGCCTGGATGCCGTACCTGCGCGCCTGGCCGGTGGCCGTCGAGATCCGCCACCGGGACTGGCTGTTCCGCCGCCACCGCGAGACCTTCCTGGGCTACCTGCGCGCGCGCGGCTTCGCCTACGTCGTCCCCGACCTGGTCCAGGCGCAGTACCTCCCTCCGCCGGAGCTCGTCGTCACCGCCGACTGGTCCGTGGTGCGGTTTCACGGCCGCAACCCTGCGCTGCTGGAGCGGCGGGCGCCTACCGAGCGGGCCTACGACTACCTGTACTCGCCAGACGAGCTCTGCGCCTGGGCCCGCGACGCCCGCACGCTCGCGGGCCAGGTGCGGACACTGTACTTGATGTTCAACAACCACGCGCGGGGTCACGCAGCGCGCAACGCCCGCCAGATGGTCGACCTGTTGGCCGGCGGCTTCGACGATCCCGCAGGCGCAGCGCGGGCACAGTGA